The following coding sequences lie in one Cannabis sativa cultivar Pink pepper isolate KNU-18-1 chromosome 5, ASM2916894v1, whole genome shotgun sequence genomic window:
- the LOC115716727 gene encoding probable aquaporin TIP2-2: protein MVKLTLGSFGDCFSSTSLKAYLAEFNATFIFVFAGVGSAIAFGKLTSGGALDPAGLVAIAIAHAFALFVGVSIAANISGGHLNPAVTFGLTIGGHITILNGLHYILAQVWGSILACFVLKFVTGESIPTHGLGAGVGIGQGLVFEIIATFALVYTVYATAADPKKGSLGTIAPIAIGFIVGANILAAGPFSGGSMNPARSFGPAAASGDFSQIWIYWVGPLIGGGLAGLVYGDIFIGSYAPVASSEDYA, encoded by the exons ATGGTGAAATTGACTTTGGGTAGCTTTGGTGACTGTTTCAGCTCTACTTCTCTCAAGGCCTATCTTGCTGAGTTTAATGCCACCTTTATTTTCGTTTTTGCTGGTGTTGGATCTGCCATAGCTTTCG gtAAGCTGACTAGTGGAGGAGCTTTGGACCCAGCTGGGCTTGTAGCTATAGCAATTGCTCATGCATTTGCACTGTTTGTTGGAGTGTCTATTGCTGCAAACATCTCAGGTGGACATTTGAATCCAGCTGTCACCTTTGGATTGACCATCGGCGGCCACATCACCATCCTAAATGGCCTTCACTACATCCTTGCTCAAGTCTGGGGTTCCATCCTAGCTTGCTTTGTCCTTAAGTTTGTCACTGGAGAG AGTATCCCAACCCATGGATTGGGCGCTGGAGTAGGAATAGGTCAAGGACTAGTTTTCGAAATCATCGCCACCTTCGCACTGGTCTACACCGTTTACGCCACAGCTGCCGACCCCAAGAAGGGCTCACTCGGAACCATTGCCCCAATCGCTATTGGATTCATTGTTGGTGCCAACATCCTTGCCGCAGGCCCATTCAGCGGTGGATCCATGAACCCAGCCCGCTCATTCGGCCCAGCTGCTGCCTCTGGAGACTTCTCACAGATCTGGATCTACTGGGTCGGCCCACTTATCGGTGGTGGGCTCGCTGGCCTCGTCTACGGTGACATCTTCATTGGCTCTTATGCTCCAGTTGCTTCTTCTGAAGACTATGCTTAA